The stretch of DNA GCTGACCACCTCGGCGATGGCACCGACCGGGCGCAGACCCGCCATCTGCAGCAGGTCGACCGCGGCCTCGGTGTGCCCGGGGCGGGTCAGCACCCCGCCCTCGCGGGCGCGCAGCGGGAAGACGTGGCCGGGCCGGCTGAGGTCGCCCGCCTCGGTGGCCGGGTCGCTCAGCGCCCGGATGGTGCGGGCCCGGTCGGCGGCCGAGATCCCGGTCCCGACACCCACCTTCGCGTCGACGGAGACGGTGTACGCGGTCCCCTTGGGATCGGTGTTGACCAGCGTCATGGGGCTCAGCTCGAGGCGGTCGCAGTCCTCCGCGGGCATCGGCACGCAGATGACGCCGGAGGACCAGCGCACCATGAAGGCCGTCTCGGCGGCCGTGGCGAGCTCGCCGGCGAAGATCAGATCGCCCTCGTTCTCGCGGTCCTCGTCGTCCACCACCAGGATGGTGCGGCCGGCGGCCAACTCCGCGACGGCGAACTCGATGGTGTGGAAGCCGTTGGGCAACCGGTGGTCTGCGGCGGTCACGCGGGGACGCTCCCGTCGGGAGCGGTGCCGCGGGTGGTGCCGAGCAGCCGCTCGACGTACTTGGCCATCACGTCGACCTCGATGTTCAGGCGGTCGCCGGGACCGCGGCCGCCGAGGGTGGTGGCGGCCCGGGTCTCCGGGATGACGCCGATGCCGAACTCGGCGCCGGTGTCGGTGTCGTGCACGTCGACCACGGTCAGCGAGATGCCGTCGATGGCGATGGCACCCTTGCCGGCGATGTAGCGGGCCAGCTCGGGTCCCACCGCGATGCGGATCTCGTCCCAGGCGGGATGCGGGGTGCGTGACGCCAGGGTGCCGACGCCGTCGACGTGGCCCTGGACGACATGGCCGCCCATCCGGGTCGTCGGGAGCACAGAACGCTCGAGGTTGACCGCGTCACCGACGGCGAGGGCGCCCAGGGTGGTGCGGGACAGGGTCTCGGCCATCACATCGGCGGTGAAGGTGCCCGCAGCACGGTCCACGACGGTCAGGCACACACCGGACACCGCGATCGAGTCGCCGTGACCCGCGTCGTCGGTGACCGTGGCGGCCCGGATGGTCAGGCGGGCTGAGTCGCCATCGGCGGCGAGGGTGAGGTCGAGCACCTCGCCGCGTTCCTCGATGATGCCGGTGAACACGTGCCATTCCTCCTGCGGACGGGGCGTCCGTGCGTGACGGACCGGCGCGGCCGAGCGGCGGCGCCACCGTCCAGTCTCCCCCATCGACGCGGCGGTCCGGTCGGATCGTCGTCACACCCCGGGTCGGGCCGGGGTCGCGGTCCCGCGGGTTCCCGTCGCGGCGACGTGCAGCGCGTCGGTGGACCGCTCCCCCACCCCGGCGTGGGCGGGCGACGCCGCGCCGGCGGGCGCCCCGGCGTCGGCCGGCGCCCCGACGGCGGCGGGCACTGCGGGACCGGCGGGCGCCGGGGCCGCGGCGGGCACCGGGGCGGCGGCGGGCACGGCGGCGGCGGGCACAGTGGCGGCGGGCGCGGCGGCGGCGGTCGGCGCGGTAGGCGGTTCCGCGTCGGCGGACACCGGCAGCCGGACGGTCAGCCGGGTGCCCGCGCCCGGCGGGCTGGTCAGCTGCAGGTCACCGCCCAGGACGTCCACCCGGTCGAGCAGACCGCGGATGCCCGTGCCGAGGTCGACCGAGGCACCGCCGACCCCGTCGTCCTGGACGTCGACGGTGAGCAGGTGGCCGCGCCGGACGACGTGCACCGACACCTTCCCCGCGTGGGCGTGCTTGACCACGTTGGC from Nakamurella deserti encodes:
- a CDS encoding riboflavin synthase — its product is MFTGIIEERGEVLDLTLAADGDSARLTIRAATVTDDAGHGDSIAVSGVCLTVVDRAAGTFTADVMAETLSRTTLGALAVGDAVNLERSVLPTTRMGGHVVQGHVDGVGTLASRTPHPAWDEIRIAVGPELARYIAGKGAIAIDGISLTVVDVHDTDTGAEFGIGVIPETRAATTLGGRGPGDRLNIEVDVMAKYVERLLGTTRGTAPDGSVPA